A region from the Pontixanthobacter aestiaquae genome encodes:
- a CDS encoding DMT family transporter: MVAYWMLNRSKVVTPRHTAPMRGIMPKQHAILPFIAALLGVGFLSLMDAFMKSAALAAGAYSAALLRSTIAAGLIAPVWLGTRPTWPERHVLKLHVLRGTVSGFMALSFFYAITKLPIAEAIAISFIAPLIALYLAAILLGESIQRKAIIASFLGLIGTMIIISGRLGAADYDTETLKGLAAILFSALLYAYNFIVIRRQAQVSTPLEATTFHSGVAGLVLAVFAPWFFATPELHVMGDLAAAAILTLLGSFAITWAYARAETQALVPMEYSGFLWAALFGWLFFKETITITAIAGTILIVIGCWIAAKQRPKLPQTEQSAL, translated from the coding sequence ATGGTGGCTTACTGGATGCTGAATCGCAGCAAAGTGGTGACGCCGCGCCACACAGCGCCTATGCGCGGCATCATGCCCAAGCAGCACGCGATCCTGCCCTTCATTGCAGCCTTATTGGGTGTCGGGTTTTTGTCGCTGATGGATGCGTTCATGAAAAGCGCCGCATTGGCAGCCGGTGCTTACAGCGCTGCACTGCTGCGCTCGACCATAGCGGCTGGATTGATCGCGCCGGTGTGGCTGGGCACGCGCCCCACTTGGCCAGAGAGGCATGTGCTCAAATTGCACGTCCTGCGCGGGACTGTGTCAGGCTTCATGGCGCTGAGCTTTTTCTATGCAATCACCAAGCTGCCCATTGCAGAAGCTATCGCGATATCTTTCATAGCGCCGCTGATTGCGTTGTACCTGGCCGCAATCCTGCTGGGAGAGAGCATCCAGCGAAAAGCTATCATCGCATCTTTTCTGGGCCTGATCGGAACTATGATCATCATCAGCGGAAGGCTGGGTGCCGCCGATTACGACACAGAAACGCTGAAAGGCCTGGCAGCGATCCTGTTTTCAGCGCTGCTTTACGCTTACAATTTCATCGTAATCCGCCGACAAGCGCAGGTCTCGACTCCGTTGGAAGCCACAACCTTCCATAGCGGTGTCGCTGGGCTGGTCCTTGCAGTGTTTGCGCCATGGTTCTTTGCGACGCCTGAACTCCATGTGATGGGTGATCTTGCGGCAGCTGCAATCCTGACTCTGCTCGGTTCGTTCGCGATAACATGGGCTTATGCCCGTGCAGAAACGCAGGCATTGGTCCCGATGGAATATTCCGGCTTCCTGTGGGCCGCACTCTTCGGCTGGCTGTTCTTCAAAGAGACCATCACCATCACGGCGATTGCAGGGACGATCCTGATCGTCATCGGCTGCTGGATAGCGGCAAAGCAACGCCCCAAACTACCACAAACGGAACAAAGCGCGCTCTAG
- a CDS encoding L,D-transpeptidase family protein, protein MMGRDVTTQKTIRISLLSALGAGAYLVPAGLSAQSAGPENLIPEPTEIVGQPVEVGTDAVAATPVEQAIDAMAEPDLPEVQVWSIENARALAAIIEGIGEEGLYPEDYNLSGLRQAIAIGPDGALNDVARKSFQFLVEDLRDGRTPMQGRKQWFVLDPDVDRYPTDKLMADAVATGDIAGVLARIMPEHPDYFRLKDELANTPETDAKRRKLIIANMDRWRWLARDLGSQYLMTNVPEYQLRLTVNDKIIRTYRTVVGKPGRTATPQIAESVEGVIFNPTWTVPQSIVKGEGLGARVLGNPAWARAKGYKATKHANGWVNVVQQPGPTNSLGLMKLDMPNRHAIFFHDTPSRHLFKNARRALSHGCIRTERATELAITLAILQGGLTGDEAAAVLKTGKYTKIPFGKTMPAYITYFTMAQDINGELRTFQDIYGRDKAVLDSFEQPRVPNRSRVTGEQVIPIENDPRDIV, encoded by the coding sequence ATGATGGGACGCGACGTGACGACACAGAAGACTATCCGGATTTCCTTGTTGAGTGCCTTGGGTGCTGGTGCATATTTGGTGCCTGCAGGCCTTTCGGCACAGTCCGCCGGTCCCGAAAACCTGATTCCGGAGCCGACAGAAATCGTCGGCCAGCCGGTTGAAGTTGGAACTGATGCAGTTGCCGCAACTCCCGTCGAGCAGGCCATTGATGCAATGGCCGAGCCCGATCTTCCAGAAGTGCAGGTCTGGAGCATCGAAAACGCCCGCGCTCTCGCCGCGATTATCGAAGGTATCGGTGAAGAAGGCCTCTATCCGGAAGATTACAATCTTTCCGGCCTGCGCCAAGCGATTGCGATTGGACCCGATGGCGCGCTGAACGATGTTGCGCGCAAGAGCTTCCAGTTCCTGGTTGAAGATCTGCGCGACGGGCGCACACCGATGCAGGGCCGCAAGCAGTGGTTTGTGCTTGATCCCGATGTTGATCGCTATCCGACTGACAAGTTGATGGCTGATGCCGTCGCAACCGGCGATATCGCGGGCGTTCTAGCACGTATCATGCCCGAGCATCCCGACTATTTTCGCTTGAAGGACGAGCTGGCCAATACGCCGGAAACTGACGCCAAGCGGCGTAAGCTGATCATTGCCAATATGGATCGCTGGCGCTGGCTGGCGCGTGATCTGGGCAGCCAATATTTGATGACCAATGTGCCGGAGTACCAACTGCGCCTCACGGTCAACGACAAGATTATCCGGACCTACCGCACAGTGGTCGGAAAGCCCGGCCGGACTGCCACGCCGCAGATTGCCGAAAGCGTTGAGGGTGTAATTTTCAACCCGACCTGGACTGTGCCGCAATCGATTGTGAAAGGCGAGGGCCTCGGCGCGCGCGTGCTCGGCAATCCGGCATGGGCGCGGGCCAAAGGTTATAAGGCAACGAAACATGCCAATGGCTGGGTCAATGTTGTTCAGCAGCCGGGGCCTACGAACTCACTTGGCCTGATGAAGCTCGATATGCCCAATCGCCACGCGATTTTCTTCCATGACACACCGTCGCGCCACCTGTTCAAAAATGCGCGTCGCGCGCTAAGCCACGGATGTATCCGCACAGAACGCGCGACTGAGCTCGCAATTACATTGGCTATCCTGCAAGGCGGACTGACCGGTGATGAAGCGGCGGCGGTGTTGAAGACCGGTAAATATACCAAAATCCCCTTCGGAAAGACGATGCCAGCCTACATTACCTATTTCACCATGGCGCAGGATATCAACGGCGAGCTGCGGACGTTTCAGGACATCTACGGCCGCGACAAAGCGGTGCTCGACAGCTTCGAGCAACCACGCGTCCCGAACCGCAGCCGCGTTACCGGTGAGCAGGTTATTCCCATCGAGAACGATCCACGCGATATTGTTTGA
- a CDS encoding murein L,D-transpeptidase catalytic domain-containing protein — MNRRDLLRSSIATGAALAIPARLAAQPRAGLPRDAKLAEIAKMAQAKARAREMLWHDDFVGIADYGLRSSEPRFHFVNLRAGTVQSYLVSHGDGSDPDHDGWLNHYSNVEGSHCSSKGTYATFGWYTGRFGTSIRLEGLDPTNDNALDRAIVMHRAKYAEPEFLKKWGVLGRSNGCFAMSDADFKLALLQLGGGRVLHADSFGWAEDGSIVTPPQPEVKMPKNVEVLQPENPTGAEQLNPGVF, encoded by the coding sequence ATGAACAGACGTGACCTCCTTCGCAGCTCGATCGCCACCGGAGCGGCTTTGGCCATACCGGCACGCCTTGCTGCGCAACCACGCGCGGGCTTGCCGCGCGATGCCAAGCTGGCTGAGATTGCCAAGATGGCGCAGGCGAAAGCGCGGGCGCGTGAGATGCTCTGGCATGACGACTTTGTCGGAATCGCAGATTACGGTTTGCGTTCATCGGAACCGCGCTTTCACTTCGTAAATCTGCGTGCCGGGACCGTACAATCCTACCTAGTCAGCCACGGCGACGGCTCCGATCCGGATCATGACGGGTGGCTCAATCACTATTCCAATGTCGAAGGGTCGCATTGCAGTAGCAAAGGCACTTATGCGACATTCGGCTGGTATACCGGCCGTTTTGGCACATCGATCAGGCTGGAAGGGCTAGACCCAACCAACGATAATGCGTTGGACCGGGCCATTGTGATGCACCGCGCCAAATATGCAGAGCCCGAATTTCTCAAGAAATGGGGCGTGCTAGGCAGGTCGAACGGGTGCTTTGCGATGAGTGATGCAGACTTCAAGCTGGCACTTTTGCAACTAGGCGGCGGGCGTGTGTTGCACGCCGACAGCTTCGGATGGGCTGAAGATGGGTCGATTGTAACGCCGCCGCAGCCTGAGGTGAAAATGCCGAAGAATGTTGAAGTGCTTCAGCCCGAGAATCCCACCGGAGCAGAGCAGCTCAATCCCGGCGTTTTCTAA
- a CDS encoding pentapeptide repeat-containing protein, whose amino-acid sequence MSAKTVLAGEDAITLWRHGKEAWNEWVADHPNASVDFSDHHFQSQDQGIVDFSDVQFPNGGVSFSGCNFDNNRSARPSFENARFGNGPVSFSDTRFGDRGVNFDKAHFGRGDVSFDGARFKGEVRFIEAKFNKGDITFHNAYFGLGHRYFDYAKFGIGDVNFFECVFEEGDVSFDYARFGRGDVSFDHVKFGQGDVSFDVTEFNEGTIGFMHAEFEPGNVSFGSAQFTKRTTLRLDNTHFKGRVEFPDLEHVGNIERLSLQGAIFEKSLHISAEEAFGCVLDLTQTKLSNQVTLENVECSLSREGAHFFERKAADRKDAQRFRRLKEIALQNKNYAQAVEFHVGEMQARRWYYKGKAANWSNATLEYFYMLFGDYGRSVAWPLIWLGLLTVSMAMSFAAWATSSVLAWWEKLPTALAFSSSQTFSFVPINVTARKEVAENLFGTGGIPEWAIAIATGQSLLSIVLLFLLGLGLRNRFRV is encoded by the coding sequence ATGAGTGCAAAGACGGTCCTTGCGGGTGAAGATGCCATTACGCTTTGGCGGCACGGGAAAGAGGCATGGAATGAATGGGTCGCTGACCACCCCAATGCCAGTGTCGATTTCAGCGATCATCACTTTCAAAGCCAAGACCAAGGCATTGTCGATTTTTCCGATGTGCAGTTCCCGAACGGAGGTGTAAGTTTCTCCGGATGCAATTTCGACAACAACCGTAGCGCAAGACCGTCTTTTGAGAATGCCCGCTTCGGAAATGGTCCAGTGAGCTTTTCAGATACTCGTTTTGGTGACCGAGGCGTGAATTTCGACAAAGCCCATTTTGGACGAGGCGATGTGAGTTTCGATGGCGCTCGCTTTAAAGGTGAAGTGCGTTTCATCGAGGCCAAGTTCAACAAAGGCGACATTACATTTCACAACGCATATTTCGGACTAGGGCATCGCTATTTTGACTATGCGAAATTTGGCATTGGCGATGTAAACTTCTTTGAATGCGTTTTCGAGGAGGGCGATGTAAGCTTTGATTACGCACGGTTTGGCAGAGGTGACGTATCCTTCGATCATGTGAAATTCGGCCAAGGTGATGTCAGCTTCGACGTGACCGAGTTTAACGAAGGCACTATCGGTTTCATGCATGCCGAATTCGAACCCGGCAATGTCTCCTTTGGGAGCGCCCAATTCACCAAGCGCACGACGCTCCGGCTCGACAACACACATTTCAAAGGGCGGGTGGAGTTTCCTGACCTTGAGCACGTCGGCAATATTGAACGCTTGTCTCTACAAGGTGCCATTTTTGAGAAGTCGCTGCACATTTCCGCAGAGGAAGCGTTTGGATGCGTGCTTGATCTGACCCAGACCAAGCTATCAAATCAAGTTACGTTGGAGAACGTTGAATGCTCGCTCTCGCGCGAGGGCGCACATTTCTTCGAACGAAAAGCAGCTGACAGAAAAGATGCTCAACGCTTCCGCCGCCTTAAGGAGATCGCGTTGCAGAACAAAAACTATGCCCAAGCGGTCGAGTTTCACGTGGGCGAGATGCAGGCGCGCCGCTGGTACTATAAAGGCAAGGCAGCGAATTGGAGTAACGCTACGCTTGAGTATTTTTATATGCTCTTTGGAGACTATGGCCGCTCTGTGGCTTGGCCTTTGATTTGGCTTGGCCTGCTGACGGTCAGTATGGCGATGAGCTTCGCAGCTTGGGCGACGTCTTCTGTTTTGGCTTGGTGGGAGAAATTGCCAACCGCCTTGGCTTTCTCATCTAGTCAAACGTTCAGCTTTGTTCCGATCAATGTCACAGCAAGAAAAGAAGTGGCCGAAAATTTGTTCGGCACGGGTGGTATACCCGAATGGGCGATAGCTATTGCGACAGGTCAAAGCCTGCTTTCTATTGTGCTCTTGTTTCTGCTGGGCCTAGGCCTACGCAACCGCTTCCGCGTTTAA
- a CDS encoding retropepsin-like aspartic protease family protein: MYRTLFFSGGLVIAVATMFPKGDEDAAGQIKNGEIRGVDTSDWADSGNRIARNTQSQARNTSGGSSEWYSSGHSLKRQSDGHFYANGTVQGASTEFLVDTGASVIALTGNDARAAGLTWNDADIRPIGTGASGAVYGVATIIDQVEVGGLAQRNVRAVIIPEGLEISLLGQSFLAQIDSVEIVKDKMVWKGS, translated from the coding sequence ATGTATCGGACTTTGTTCTTCAGCGGCGGTTTAGTAATCGCGGTCGCGACCATGTTTCCCAAGGGAGACGAAGACGCGGCTGGGCAGATAAAAAACGGTGAAATTCGCGGCGTCGACACTTCGGATTGGGCGGATAGCGGCAACCGGATCGCGCGTAATACGCAGTCGCAGGCCCGCAATACCTCCGGTGGCAGCTCCGAATGGTATAGCAGCGGGCATTCGCTTAAGCGCCAATCCGATGGTCATTTCTATGCCAATGGCACCGTTCAGGGAGCCTCGACGGAATTCCTGGTCGATACCGGTGCCAGCGTCATCGCACTGACCGGCAATGACGCGCGCGCAGCCGGACTGACCTGGAACGATGCCGATATCCGGCCAATCGGCACCGGAGCCAGCGGCGCAGTCTATGGTGTTGCAACGATAATCGACCAAGTTGAGGTGGGCGGCCTAGCCCAGCGCAATGTGCGCGCGGTGATTATCCCCGAAGGCCTGGAAATCTCGCTACTTGGCCAATCCTTCTTGGCGCAGATCGACTCGGTCGAAATCGTGAAAGACAAAATGGTCTGGAAAGGCAGTTAG
- a CDS encoding thioredoxin family protein, with protein sequence MKAALLVWISGVLALSACSHVGQAPEVTAATEAGKADHPEARLYDASINTKVAVDAALLKAEAEDRLVMIVMGANWCHDSRAFAGWMETPRFQKLIADHYELVYVNIGMPQTGDGHNLEVGERFGVTDIEGTPSVLIISPLGQLLNADTAKAWRNAASRSEDAIYEELNGFTAA encoded by the coding sequence ATGAAAGCTGCCTTGCTAGTGTGGATATCAGGCGTTTTAGCTTTGTCCGCCTGCTCTCATGTCGGACAGGCACCGGAGGTCACAGCTGCCACTGAAGCAGGCAAAGCAGACCACCCCGAAGCCCGGCTATACGATGCGTCGATCAATACCAAAGTCGCGGTAGATGCCGCTCTGCTCAAAGCCGAGGCCGAGGATCGCCTGGTCATGATCGTAATGGGAGCCAACTGGTGCCACGATAGCCGCGCTTTTGCCGGATGGATGGAAACACCCCGTTTTCAGAAATTGATCGCCGACCATTATGAGCTGGTCTATGTGAATATCGGAATGCCGCAGACAGGCGACGGTCATAATCTGGAGGTCGGTGAACGCTTCGGCGTGACCGATATAGAGGGCACACCCAGCGTGTTGATTATCTCACCACTGGGCCAGTTGCTCAACGCCGACACTGCGAAGGCATGGCGCAACGCTGCAAGCCGCAGTGAAGACGCAATTTATGAAGAGCTAAACGGCTTTACCGCCGCTTAA
- a CDS encoding histone deacetylase family protein: MAPPPARGTFKFDKYQLVMTALRDSGAAITEHAPDPCPREWLEAVHDPSYVEEVFSQTVPREKERRIGFPVTQHIASRVRHTNGGTWLAAQLAMEHGYAANSAAGSHHALHDTGAGYCVFNDLAVAANRLISEGHAERVLIVDLDVHQGDGTASLTAGRQDIFTLSLHAEKNFPVRKARSSLDIALADGTDDDGYMAELARHLPDVISHFGPDIMLYQAGVDPHVDDKLGRLNLSDGGLTARDRFVVQQARQRGIPIASALGGGYGDDQRIVADRHARSMLAMADENSRWTDPDNNALPKAATR, translated from the coding sequence ATGGCCCCGCCGCCCGCGCGGGGCACATTCAAATTCGACAAATACCAGCTGGTCATGACGGCGCTGCGCGATAGCGGCGCAGCGATAACAGAACATGCACCCGATCCGTGCCCGCGCGAATGGCTGGAGGCGGTGCATGACCCGTCCTATGTGGAGGAAGTGTTCAGCCAGACTGTGCCGCGCGAGAAAGAACGGCGGATCGGATTTCCAGTCACGCAGCATATTGCGTCTCGGGTTCGCCACACCAATGGCGGGACATGGCTGGCCGCGCAGCTTGCCATGGAGCACGGCTATGCGGCCAATAGCGCAGCCGGCAGCCACCACGCCCTGCACGATACCGGGGCGGGATATTGTGTGTTCAATGATCTGGCTGTCGCGGCAAACCGCTTGATTTCAGAGGGTCACGCAGAGCGAGTGCTCATCGTCGATCTTGATGTCCACCAAGGCGATGGTACGGCGAGCCTGACCGCAGGCCGACAAGACATTTTCACTCTTTCACTCCATGCGGAAAAGAATTTCCCTGTCAGAAAAGCGCGGTCATCGCTGGACATCGCGCTGGCCGATGGCACCGATGATGATGGCTATATGGCCGAGTTGGCGCGGCATCTGCCTGATGTGATTTCACACTTTGGGCCCGATATTATGCTCTACCAAGCCGGCGTTGATCCGCATGTGGACGACAAGCTCGGCAGGTTAAACTTGAGCGATGGCGGGCTCACTGCAAGGGATCGCTTTGTAGTGCAGCAAGCGAGGCAACGCGGGATTCCCATCGCCAGCGCATTGGGCGGCGGATATGGCGATGATCAACGGATCGTTGCGGACCGTCATGCCCGCTCGATGCTCGCTATGGCCGACGAGAATTCCCGCTGGACCGATCCCGACAATAACGCCCTGCCCAAAGCTGCTACCCGGTGA
- the ispG gene encoding flavodoxin-dependent (E)-4-hydroxy-3-methylbut-2-enyl-diphosphate synthase — protein MNAIRPWRTIERRKCRQIMVGDVPVGGDAPITVQTMTNTPTEDAVATLDQIRRCEDAGADIIRVSCPTKEATAAFGKITKASRIPIVADIHFHYKRALEAADAGAACLRINPGNIGSSERVAEVVRAAKANGCSIRIGVNAGSLEKDLLEKYGEPCPEALVESALDHIKLLQDHDFHEFKVAVKASDVFLAVAAYHALAETVDCPLHLGITEAGGLIGGTVKSSIGMGSLLWAGIGDTIRVSLSAEPEQEVKVGFEMLKALGLRTRGVRVVSCPSCSRQGFDVIRTVEALEARLEHIKTPLSLSVLGCVVNGPGEARETDIGLTGGGNGKHMVYLSGVTDHTVQSDDMLDHIVELVEKKAAQIEAGEATAFDPHAEDAVPAE, from the coding sequence ATGAACGCAATCCGCCCTTGGCGCACAATCGAGCGCCGCAAATGCCGCCAGATCATGGTGGGTGATGTGCCGGTCGGCGGTGATGCGCCGATCACGGTGCAGACGATGACCAATACGCCGACCGAAGATGCTGTGGCCACGCTAGACCAGATCCGGCGCTGCGAAGATGCCGGTGCCGATATTATCCGCGTCTCCTGCCCGACCAAAGAAGCTACTGCCGCGTTCGGCAAGATCACTAAAGCATCGCGCATTCCCATCGTTGCCGATATTCACTTCCACTATAAACGCGCGCTTGAAGCCGCCGATGCAGGCGCGGCGTGTTTGCGGATCAACCCGGGTAATATCGGATCAAGCGAGCGGGTGGCCGAAGTCGTCCGCGCGGCGAAGGCCAACGGCTGCTCGATCCGCATCGGCGTGAATGCGGGTAGCCTCGAGAAAGATCTGCTCGAGAAATACGGCGAGCCCTGCCCCGAGGCACTGGTAGAAAGCGCGCTCGATCATATCAAGCTGCTGCAGGATCACGACTTCCACGAATTCAAAGTCGCGGTGAAAGCCAGCGACGTATTCCTAGCCGTAGCGGCCTATCACGCGCTGGCCGAAACGGTCGATTGCCCGCTGCATCTTGGCATTACCGAGGCTGGCGGCCTTATAGGCGGAACGGTCAAGAGCTCGATCGGGATGGGCAGCCTGCTATGGGCCGGGATCGGCGACACGATCCGCGTGTCGCTCTCGGCAGAACCCGAGCAGGAAGTCAAAGTCGGCTTCGAAATGCTCAAAGCGCTCGGCCTGCGCACGCGCGGTGTACGCGTTGTGTCTTGCCCAAGTTGCTCGCGCCAGGGCTTCGATGTGATCCGCACAGTCGAGGCGCTCGAAGCGCGGCTCGAACATATCAAAACGCCGCTCTCGCTCTCGGTGCTGGGCTGCGTGGTGAATGGCCCTGGCGAAGCGCGTGAAACCGATATCGGTCTGACCGGTGGAGGAAACGGCAAGCATATGGTGTATCTGTCGGGCGTGACCGACCACACCGTACAATCGGACGATATGCTTGATCACATAGTCGAACTGGTCGAAAAGAAAGCAGCACAAATCGAAGCCGGTGAAGCCACGGCCTTTGATCCGCATGCAGAAGACGCCGTACCCGCCGAATAA
- a CDS encoding OmpW/AlkL family protein — protein sequence MKTRITALSTALALGAVAMVPAAASAQEAGDIQIRAFVTGVLPSDGEITDVRVDNIGVPAGSQTTVSDSVVPTIAAEYFVADNFSIETICCITPHDVNGAGALAGADIIDDAIVLPATVTAKYHFDLGGIKPYIGAGPAYFFIFSEDVGAGAAGLGITGADLSDEFGVALQAGADIDLNDSGLMFSVDAKKYFIDTTATFTDNTGILLQTEHQLDPWVVSAGLGFRF from the coding sequence ATGAAAACGCGTATTACTGCCCTCTCGACCGCCCTTGCGCTCGGTGCTGTCGCAATGGTTCCAGCAGCCGCCTCCGCTCAAGAAGCTGGCGACATCCAGATCCGGGCCTTCGTGACCGGCGTATTGCCCAGCGATGGAGAGATCACTGACGTCCGGGTCGACAATATCGGCGTCCCTGCCGGATCGCAGACAACGGTGTCGGACAGCGTAGTCCCGACAATCGCCGCAGAGTATTTTGTCGCCGACAATTTCTCGATCGAGACAATTTGCTGCATCACGCCGCATGATGTTAACGGCGCGGGCGCTTTGGCTGGTGCCGATATCATCGATGATGCAATCGTCTTGCCTGCCACTGTGACAGCGAAGTACCATTTCGATCTTGGCGGTATCAAACCGTATATCGGTGCTGGTCCGGCTTACTTCTTCATTTTCAGTGAAGACGTTGGAGCAGGTGCCGCTGGTCTGGGCATTACCGGAGCCGATCTGTCGGACGAATTCGGCGTAGCATTACAGGCCGGAGCAGACATCGATCTGAATGATAGCGGCCTGATGTTCAGCGTCGATGCCAAGAAATATTTCATCGATACAACGGCAACATTCACCGACAACACAGGCATCCTGCTGCAAACCGAACACCAGCTTGATCCGTGGGTTGTAAGCGCCGGACTTGGTTTCCGTTTCTAG
- a CDS encoding sensor domain-containing phosphodiesterase, giving the protein MTPDDNSVSNALLPNPNPDTGPDDRVDRILDAVREHLGVEIAFVSRYIDEDRELMNVRSDLDLPMGPGYREPKENGYCWHVLQGNLPELIQDPADFPFTEEFAITKMLPVGCHLNVPLRLADGSVYGSFCALSRKPDRSMTERDLGVVRAFAQLAAEQIETTLEEDTRRSTLHKTISQLISGDRLTIVHQPIHSLDSNEPVGVECLARFPDAGSRGPDQWFDEAEEVGLGTELEMLAVRSALATLPYVPEGHYMSVNASPATIISGALEQALGDSDGDRLVIEVTEHQQVEDFQALADALRWIGPKAKIAIDDVGAGYAGLRHIVDLEPDILKLDMSLTRDIHRNPARRALAAAMVAFSNEIGCKLIAEGIENEQERNTLQELGVTMGQGYFFSKPLPVIASQQWLMQNRGIMVDEDTVFAAKPIDPSQGEDIAELRLRA; this is encoded by the coding sequence ATGACTCCTGACGATAATTCTGTTTCCAACGCTCTGCTACCCAACCCAAACCCCGACACCGGCCCGGATGACCGTGTAGACCGTATTCTGGATGCGGTGCGTGAGCATCTGGGTGTCGAGATCGCCTTCGTCTCGCGCTATATCGATGAGGACCGCGAGTTGATGAATGTCCGGTCCGATCTCGACCTGCCGATGGGTCCAGGATATCGGGAGCCGAAAGAGAACGGCTATTGCTGGCATGTGCTGCAGGGCAATTTGCCCGAGCTGATTCAAGATCCCGCCGATTTTCCTTTCACCGAGGAATTCGCGATTACCAAGATGCTGCCGGTCGGCTGCCACCTGAATGTGCCTCTGCGGCTTGCCGATGGCTCTGTTTACGGCAGCTTTTGCGCGCTGAGCCGCAAGCCGGACAGGTCGATGACCGAACGTGATCTTGGCGTCGTGCGGGCTTTTGCACAACTCGCGGCAGAGCAGATTGAGACAACGCTGGAAGAGGACACCAGACGGTCAACGCTGCACAAAACCATCAGCCAGCTGATTTCCGGCGACCGGCTGACGATTGTTCATCAGCCTATCCATTCGCTCGACAGCAACGAACCTGTCGGCGTCGAATGCCTTGCACGCTTCCCTGACGCGGGCAGCCGCGGACCCGACCAGTGGTTCGATGAGGCAGAAGAAGTTGGCTTGGGCACCGAGCTTGAAATGCTCGCCGTCCGTAGCGCGCTAGCAACTTTGCCCTACGTTCCGGAAGGCCATTACATGTCGGTCAATGCCTCACCAGCGACCATCATCTCGGGCGCTCTCGAACAGGCGCTGGGCGATAGCGATGGCGACCGACTGGTCATCGAAGTGACCGAGCACCAGCAGGTTGAAGATTTCCAGGCGCTGGCCGATGCACTCCGCTGGATCGGCCCAAAGGCGAAGATCGCGATCGACGACGTTGGCGCTGGCTATGCCGGATTGCGCCATATTGTCGATCTGGAGCCTGACATCCTCAAACTCGATATGAGCCTTACGCGCGACATCCACCGCAACCCGGCACGCCGCGCGCTTGCCGCCGCGATGGTCGCATTTTCAAACGAGATCGGCTGCAAACTGATCGCTGAAGGGATAGAAAACGAACAGGAGCGTAATACGCTACAAGAACTCGGCGTTACGATGGGTCAGGGTTATTTCTTCAGCAAACCACTGCCCGTGATCGCGTCCCAGCAGTGGCTGATGCAGAACCGAGGCATTATGGTGGATGAGGACACAGTATTTGCCGCAAAGCCGATAGACCCGTCGCAGGGCGAAGACATCGCAGAGCTGAGACTGCGCGCCTGA
- a CDS encoding NrsF family protein: protein MNKSPNPLIEQLAADLQPVRSIKFRDGIILVALAVVVTVLAVELIDGLWRGAFAGQASAFFVIGNGLLLILGCASANSVLKMAAPRVGNSHEGPKWAMAMAAVLPLAAFITLLGHDHGMSALDDPYGLTCFGAGLLASVGTAGALIYWLRKGAPVSPNLAGLHVGVASTALGSVAYGLACPIDGVVHLGLWHAAPVVVGAVIGRYALPPLLRW from the coding sequence ATGAATAAGTCTCCCAATCCTTTGATTGAGCAATTGGCAGCGGATCTGCAGCCGGTGCGGTCGATCAAATTCCGCGACGGGATTATTCTTGTCGCTCTGGCCGTTGTGGTCACGGTGCTGGCGGTCGAACTCATCGACGGCCTATGGCGCGGTGCTTTCGCGGGACAGGCTTCTGCCTTCTTCGTGATTGGCAATGGTTTGCTGCTGATCCTCGGCTGCGCAAGTGCCAACAGCGTGCTCAAAATGGCGGCACCGCGCGTCGGCAATTCTCATGAGGGCCCAAAATGGGCCATGGCAATGGCTGCCGTTCTGCCTTTGGCGGCCTTCATCACATTGCTGGGTCATGACCACGGCATGTCCGCGCTGGACGATCCCTATGGTCTGACCTGCTTCGGCGCAGGCCTGCTGGCATCGGTCGGCACTGCGGGCGCACTGATCTACTGGCTGCGCAAAGGCGCTCCGGTCTCGCCCAATCTTGCCGGATTGCATGTTGGTGTGGCTTCGACCGCGCTCGGTTCAGTCGCTTACGGCTTAGCCTGCCCGATCGACGGTGTTGTCCACCTCGGCCTGTGGCACGCTGCGCCGGTTGTCGTCGGTGCGGTCATCGGTCGCTATGCATTGCCACCGCTTTTGCGCTGGTAA